In one window of candidate division WOR-3 bacterium DNA:
- the glgB gene encoding 1,4-alpha-glucan branching protein GlgB has product MQNKSPITDHDIYLFKEGNHFRIYEKLGAHLVKKGKKEGTYFAVWAPSADAVSVIGDFNAWKPGATPLGVRWDGSGIWEGFVPDVLHGTLYKYHIVSKRYNYEVNKGDPFASYWEQPPRTASIVWDLEYEWRDDEWMSKRHEHNSLDRPISIYEVHLGSWLRENDGGQFMNYRELARKLVVYVKEMGFTHVELLPVMEHPFYGSWGYQVLGYFAPSSRYGSPQDFMFMIEYLHKNGVGVILDWVPSHFPNDEYGLAYFDGTHLYEHADPRKGLHPDWDSCIFNYGRNEVRNFLVSSALFWLDKYHVDGLRVDAVASMLYLDYSRKDGDWIPNRYGGRENLEAIDFLRKLNESVYRDYPDVQTVAEESTAWPMVSRPVYVGGLGFGMKWNMGWMHDTLEYFGRDPIHRKYHHEQLTFSIWYAFYENFVLSLSHDEMTHGKGSLLSKMPGDDWQKFANLRLLLGYMYAHPGKKLLFMGSEFAQWREWDHEKVLDWNLLEQTPHRGIQNWVRELNRIYREEPALHARDFEESGFEWIDCGNWQESVLIFLRKAKHKTDNIVVAGNFTPIPRYDYRIGVSGLGFWRELLNSDAEDYGGSGLGNLGGVEAQREPCRGRKYSMVVTLPPLSVVFFKKTKNPDEPKR; this is encoded by the coding sequence ATGCAGAACAAAAGCCCGATCACCGATCACGATATTTACCTTTTCAAGGAAGGAAACCATTTTAGAATATATGAGAAACTGGGTGCTCATCTAGTTAAGAAAGGGAAGAAAGAAGGTACATATTTCGCAGTATGGGCTCCGAGTGCTGATGCGGTTTCTGTGATTGGAGACTTCAATGCCTGGAAACCAGGGGCGACTCCTCTTGGCGTGAGGTGGGATGGTTCTGGTATCTGGGAGGGTTTTGTACCCGATGTTCTTCATGGAACGTTATACAAATATCATATTGTATCGAAGCGCTACAATTATGAAGTTAACAAAGGAGATCCCTTTGCTTCATACTGGGAACAACCGCCAAGAACAGCAAGCATCGTATGGGATCTGGAATACGAGTGGCGCGATGATGAATGGATGAGTAAAAGGCATGAACACAACTCGTTGGATAGACCAATATCAATTTACGAGGTGCATCTTGGTTCATGGTTACGCGAGAACGACGGCGGTCAGTTCATGAACTACCGGGAACTTGCCCGGAAACTAGTAGTATACGTGAAAGAAATGGGCTTTACGCATGTCGAATTACTGCCGGTAATGGAGCATCCTTTCTACGGCTCCTGGGGTTATCAGGTATTAGGATACTTCGCGCCATCGAGCAGATATGGTTCGCCTCAGGATTTTATGTTCATGATCGAATATCTGCATAAAAACGGTGTCGGTGTAATACTGGACTGGGTACCATCGCATTTTCCTAATGACGAATATGGACTTGCGTATTTTGATGGTACTCATTTGTACGAGCATGCCGATCCGAGAAAAGGTTTGCATCCCGATTGGGATAGCTGTATTTTCAATTACGGGCGCAATGAGGTTAGGAATTTTCTCGTGAGCAGTGCTCTTTTTTGGCTTGACAAGTATCATGTAGACGGGCTTCGCGTCGATGCAGTGGCATCAATGTTATATCTCGATTATTCACGCAAAGACGGCGATTGGATTCCGAATCGTTATGGAGGTAGGGAAAATCTTGAAGCGATAGATTTCCTGCGAAAACTCAATGAGAGTGTTTACAGGGACTATCCGGATGTACAGACTGTTGCCGAAGAATCTACTGCGTGGCCAATGGTATCTCGTCCTGTATATGTCGGCGGCCTGGGTTTCGGTATGAAATGGAATATGGGCTGGATGCATGATACGCTGGAATACTTTGGCAGAGACCCGATTCATCGAAAATATCATCATGAGCAGTTGACTTTCAGTATTTGGTATGCTTTTTATGAAAATTTCGTTCTATCTCTCTCGCATGATGAAATGACCCATGGAAAGGGTTCATTGCTTTCCAAGATGCCTGGTGATGATTGGCAGAAGTTTGCCAATCTACGTCTTCTACTTGGGTACATGTACGCACATCCAGGAAAAAAACTGTTGTTTATGGGGAGTGAATTTGCCCAGTGGCGCGAGTGGGACCATGAGAAGGTCCTTGATTGGAACCTTCTCGAACAGACGCCTCACAGAGGCATTCAGAATTGGGTTCGCGAGCTCAACCGCATATACCGGGAGGAACCAGCGCTGCACGCAAGGGATTTTGAAGAGTCCGGGTTCGAGTGGATAGACTGCGGCAACTGGCAGGAGAGCGTTCTAATATTCCTCCGCAAGGCGAAGCACAAGACAGACAACATTGTGGTCGCCGGCAATTTCACGCCGATCCCCAGATACGACTACCGAATCGGTGTCTCCGGTTTGGGATTCTGGCGAGAGTTGTTGAATAGCGATGCAGAGGACTACGGCGGCAGCGGATTGGGCAATCTCGGCGGGGTAGAGGCTCAGCGTGAACCATGCCGCGGCAGAAAATATTCAATGGTGGTGACCTTGCCGCCGCTGTCAGTAGTTTTTTTCAAAAAGACAAAGAATCCCGATGAGCCGAAAAGATAA